Proteins from one Clostridium cellulovorans 743B genomic window:
- a CDS encoding tagaturonate reductase has translation MLKKLSVECLNEKQRSIYDKVVKSPIKVMQIGEGNFLTSFFDWMLYKAIEAGKYEGSVALTCPLDFDKKINILKEQDMLYTVTQRGFKDNVEVDESDIISVFSKVFNYNVDWNSFMEIAELESLEVIISNTTEAGLAYKEVELDKVSVDGLYPGKLTAFLMHRFENIKDKTKKLLIFPCELLDDNGKVLEEMVKKHAESFGTSDEFKTWVNESCVFLNNLVDRIVPGFPRENTEAYFEKLGYIDEAASVCEPFFLWGIEGSEEYDKILPLKSAGLNVKWADSLYDIHLLKVSILNGSHTLITPLGILKGFERVDELVEDPEEKAFLNEALQNEIIPSLKNEDAEGYAKTILQRFRNPHLKHKLESISMNSVSKFVNRDLPTVKAYIEDNNSLPKNMVIGLAGLLRFYQIEKKEDKYIGHNFKGKEYPVFDVINVLDFMCNMNKEYSIKNQNYVKAILSNTELWGEDLTKIEGLTVAVSEALESLERKYA, from the coding sequence ATGCTAAAGAAACTAAGTGTTGAATGTTTAAATGAAAAGCAAAGATCGATATATGATAAGGTTGTAAAAAGTCCAATAAAAGTTATGCAAATAGGTGAAGGAAACTTTTTAACATCATTTTTTGATTGGATGTTATATAAAGCAATAGAAGCTGGAAAATATGAAGGATCAGTAGCATTAACTTGTCCTTTAGATTTTGATAAAAAGATAAATATCTTAAAAGAACAAGATATGTTATATACAGTAACGCAAAGAGGTTTTAAGGATAATGTTGAAGTTGATGAAAGTGATATAATCTCAGTATTTTCAAAAGTATTCAACTATAATGTTGATTGGAATTCATTTATGGAGATAGCAGAGCTTGAAAGCTTAGAAGTAATTATATCTAACACTACTGAAGCTGGACTTGCTTATAAAGAAGTAGAATTAGATAAAGTATCAGTTGACGGATTATATCCTGGTAAATTGACTGCATTCTTAATGCATAGATTTGAAAATATTAAAGATAAGACAAAAAAATTACTTATCTTCCCATGTGAGTTGCTAGATGATAATGGTAAAGTCCTTGAAGAAATGGTAAAAAAGCACGCTGAAAGTTTTGGGACTAGTGATGAGTTTAAAACTTGGGTAAATGAATCATGTGTATTTCTAAATAATTTAGTTGATAGAATAGTTCCAGGATTCCCAAGAGAAAATACAGAAGCATATTTTGAAAAGTTAGGTTATATAGATGAAGCTGCTTCAGTATGTGAGCCATTTTTCTTATGGGGAATCGAAGGTAGTGAAGAATATGACAAAATATTACCATTAAAATCAGCTGGATTAAATGTCAAATGGGCAGATTCATTATATGACATACATTTACTAAAAGTTAGTATACTAAATGGGTCACATACTTTGATAACTCCACTAGGAATTTTAAAAGGATTTGAAAGAGTGGATGAGTTAGTTGAGGATCCAGAAGAAAAAGCATTTTTAAATGAAGCATTACAAAATGAAATAATACCATCATTGAAGAATGAGGATGCAGAAGGATATGCTAAGACAATTCTTCAAAGATTTAGAAATCCTCACTTAAAACATAAATTAGAATCTATATCAATGAACTCAGTATCTAAGTTTGTTAATAGAGATTTACCTACTGTAAAAGCATATATCGAAGATAACAATTCTTTACCAAAGAACATGGTAATAGGTCTTGCTGGTCTTCTTAGATTTTACCAAATAGAAAAAAAGGAAGACAAATATATAGGACACAATTTTAAAGGAAAAGAATATCCTGTATTTGACGTTATAAACGTATTAGACTTTATGTGCAATATGAACAAAGAATACTCAATAAAAAATCAGAATTATGTAAAAGCCATATTAAGTAATACAGAACTATGGGGTGAAGATTTAACTAAAATTGAAGGGTTAACTGTAGCTGTAAGTGAAGCATTGGAAAGTTTGGAGAGAAAGTATGCATAG
- a CDS encoding polysaccharide deacetylase family protein — translation MAKIYRCFPDGKFKVLTMSYDDGKITDRRLVNLFNDYGIKGTFHLNSGYMEQNDPVLTLPYEKRIPKEEVKELYKGHEVACHTVTHPTISRCPMPQVIEQILEDRKVLESIVDYTVRGFSYPNGSYNNEIKDMLRHVGIEYSRIVGNSDNFKMPTDYYQWQSTCHHLHNLLEHADEFIGLSKKQYLYMFYVWGHSYEFEKDNNWEVIEEFCRRIGHRDDIWYATNIEIVDYLKVCDNLKFAADGSFVYNPSVASAWVVINDDNIVEIPGGAKVNLK, via the coding sequence GTGGCCAAGATATACAGATGTTTTCCCGATGGAAAATTTAAAGTATTAACTATGAGTTATGATGATGGGAAAATTACAGATAGAAGATTAGTTAATCTTTTTAATGATTATGGAATTAAAGGTACATTCCATTTAAATTCAGGATATATGGAACAAAATGATCCAGTGTTGACCTTGCCATATGAAAAAAGAATTCCTAAAGAAGAAGTAAAGGAATTATATAAAGGTCATGAAGTAGCTTGTCACACCGTGACTCATCCGACTATATCTCGGTGTCCTATGCCTCAGGTAATAGAACAAATTTTAGAAGATAGAAAAGTTTTAGAATCAATTGTTGACTATACTGTAAGAGGATTCTCTTATCCAAATGGTTCTTACAATAATGAAATAAAAGATATGCTAAGACATGTTGGAATAGAGTATTCAAGAATAGTTGGAAATAGTGACAATTTTAAGATGCCAACAGATTATTATCAGTGGCAATCTACTTGTCATCATCTGCATAATTTACTTGAACATGCAGACGAATTTATTGGTTTATCCAAAAAGCAATATTTATATATGTTTTATGTTTGGGGTCATAGTTATGAATTTGAAAAAGATAACAACTGGGAAGTTATAGAAGAATTTTGCAGAAGAATAGGTCATAGAGATGATATTTGGTATGCAACCAATATAGAAATAGTTGATTATCTAAAGGTGTGTGATAATTTGAAGTTTGCAGCAGATGGAAGTTTTGTCTATAATCCTTCAGTAGCATCAGCTTGGGTTGTTATAAATGATGATAATATAGTTGAAATCCCAGGTGGAGCAAAAGTAAATCTCAAGTAA
- a CDS encoding GntR family transcriptional regulator, with product MVLYDKNENESGKDYAYRVLKENIMSLELKPGELLSEIELSEKLGISRTPIREVLMKLKSEHLIEVKPQSGTYVSLIDLDLVQEARFMRFALEEKVLKSACEEFNEELFVELDKNLYAQQILADMEGGEKEFHKLDNRFHELFFLGVNKVNVWQSILNISTHYNRMRLLSQAEDPKKDVVEQHAEFIKVIKEKHIDKVESLINDHMRYTKKSWEHLLEEKNESHNFFKINK from the coding sequence TTGGTACTATATGATAAAAACGAGAATGAAAGTGGAAAAGATTATGCTTATAGAGTGTTGAAAGAAAACATAATGTCTCTAGAACTTAAGCCAGGAGAATTACTAAGTGAAATTGAACTATCAGAAAAACTAGGTATATCAAGAACTCCTATAAGAGAAGTTTTGATGAAACTTAAAAGTGAACATTTAATAGAGGTAAAACCACAATCTGGGACGTATGTTTCATTAATAGATCTTGATTTAGTTCAAGAAGCTAGGTTTATGAGATTTGCATTAGAAGAAAAAGTGCTAAAATCAGCTTGTGAGGAGTTCAATGAAGAGCTATTTGTTGAATTGGATAAAAATCTATATGCCCAACAAATACTTGCAGATATGGAGGGGGGGGAGAAAGAATTCCATAAGTTAGATAACCGCTTCCATGAACTGTTTTTCTTAGGAGTTAATAAGGTAAATGTTTGGCAGAGTATACTTAATATAAGTACTCATTATAATAGAATGAGACTACTATCTCAGGCTGAGGATCCTAAGAAGGATGTAGTAGAACAGCATGCTGAGTTTATAAAGGTTATAAAAGAAAAGCATATAGACAAAGTCGAATCATTAATTAATGATCATATGAGATATACAAAGAAGAGTTGGGAACATCTTCTAGAGGAAAAAAATGAATCTCATAACTTTTTCAAGATAAATAAATAG
- a CDS encoding glycoside hydrolase family 28 protein, with translation MEQNKFQWNQKLYDFIEEKVNKNMPMIGNLMEYRITDERYTKLIKEINEEYFTHVDGTYKGTKSELKKDKEYIAKALIRNVQEVTYYGDAIQRAIDEANSNKDGGKVIIPGSENPEAPNVYYTGAITLKSNVILEIQKNAILRFVRNKTNEFYPLVYTRWEGVEMMNFSPFIYSYEAENIAIVGEGVLDGNADEFNWMPWKFGYFKEEDQQIQRERLFELGQKNADVRTERIFGDDVSTIRPPFIQPYKSKNILIKDVKIINSPFWEINPVLCENIKVDNIKVGTNLYNNDGVDPESCKDMIIENCYFLTGDDCIAIKSGRNNEGRNIGVPTENVIIRYNEFKDGHGGITIGSEISGGVNDIFAHDNYFDSKELDYPIRFKTNAERGGKLENIYVKNSTVNKSKIAVIHADFFYEEGTNGDHKPILRNITLENIKTVEGGSIDAKNALYIKGFEHAPIENIVIEDAILNGVNGEAILQNVKNITFKNVSINGKKLADKTFHVNNEFQEII, from the coding sequence ATGGAACAAAATAAATTTCAGTGGAATCAAAAGCTTTATGATTTTATCGAAGAAAAAGTAAATAAAAACATGCCTATGATAGGTAACTTAATGGAATATAGAATTACAGATGAAAGATATACAAAGCTTATTAAAGAAATCAATGAAGAATACTTTACTCATGTTGATGGAACTTATAAAGGGACAAAGTCAGAACTTAAAAAAGATAAAGAGTATATAGCAAAAGCTTTAATAAGAAATGTTCAAGAAGTAACTTATTATGGTGATGCAATACAAAGAGCTATTGATGAAGCTAATAGTAATAAAGACGGTGGGAAAGTTATAATACCAGGAAGTGAAAATCCTGAAGCTCCTAATGTCTATTATACAGGAGCTATAACATTAAAAAGTAATGTTATACTTGAAATTCAGAAAAATGCAATACTTAGATTTGTTAGAAATAAGACAAATGAATTCTATCCATTAGTATATACTAGATGGGAAGGGGTTGAAATGATGAATTTTTCTCCATTTATATATTCTTATGAAGCTGAAAATATAGCTATAGTTGGGGAAGGGGTACTAGATGGAAATGCTGATGAATTTAATTGGATGCCATGGAAGTTTGGATATTTTAAAGAAGAAGATCAGCAAATTCAAAGAGAAAGATTATTTGAGTTAGGTCAAAAAAATGCTGATGTAAGAACAGAAAGAATATTTGGGGATGATGTTTCCACTATAAGACCACCATTTATTCAACCATATAAATCTAAAAACATTCTTATAAAAGATGTAAAAATAATTAACTCTCCTTTTTGGGAGATAAATCCTGTACTCTGTGAAAATATAAAAGTAGATAATATAAAAGTGGGCACAAATTTATATAATAATGATGGTGTAGATCCAGAATCATGTAAAGATATGATTATAGAGAATTGTTACTTTTTAACAGGGGATGATTGTATAGCTATAAAGTCAGGAAGAAATAATGAAGGAAGAAATATTGGTGTTCCTACTGAAAATGTTATTATAAGATATAATGAGTTTAAGGACGGGCATGGTGGTATTACTATTGGTAGTGAAATATCTGGAGGAGTTAATGATATATTTGCTCACGATAACTATTTCGATAGTAAAGAACTTGATTATCCTATAAGATTTAAGACTAATGCAGAACGTGGTGGAAAGTTAGAAAATATCTACGTAAAAAACAGCACTGTTAATAAGTCTAAAATAGCTGTTATACATGCCGATTTTTTCTATGAAGAAGGTACTAATGGAGATCACAAACCTATATTAAGAAATATTACATTAGAAAACATAAAGACTGTCGAAGGTGGAAGTATTGATGCAAAAAATGCTTTGTACATAAAAGGGTTTGAGCATGCGCCTATAGAAAATATTGTTATAGAAGATGCTATTTTAAATGGTGTTAACGGAGAAGCTATTCTTCAAAACGTTAAAAATATAACATTTAAAAACGTATCTATAAATGGTAAGAAGTTAGCAGATAAAACTTTCCATGTAAATAATGAGTTTCAAGAAATAATTTAA
- a CDS encoding MFS transporter: MKKKISIKHMIGYASINFLGSGSQNIVQLYLLIFYTSLCNLSVLQAGSIFAGTRFLDAALNPIMGFITDNFGKTRLGRRFGRRRFFILLGAPLSLLVFPMMWTVGHSYAYYFGINMIWEMVFTMVIVSTIALPAEMAQTAADKTKLVAAKSYCGTIANMISSFIPAQLFVMYGENNPDAFHLTGIVYAVILALSLVVVYSLTFERAPEDIVYSNEAHGIGQVLKKLLLDISSTLKVKSFRIHTIMMLLIGIYKNLANSVFTYFVVYCLVLSKSVTGYISAFSTLISLATLTLFVALAYKFGGPKTLRVATSLVVLAALGLFGLTFLKGTSLIIPALVAVQIINTVGKGGADYIPVFQLPFMADIDEAVTGTRREGIFSGVNGAMSKIAYGVESLLLGFGLQAFGFVKGAKEQPQLAIVGVVIFATVVPTVLLITTVIVSRKLKLNKETHKILVDEVNRVKAGGSKADVTPEAREAIEELTGFAYENCFGNNNVGYHSKAANA; the protein is encoded by the coding sequence ATGAAAAAGAAAATTAGCATTAAACATATGATAGGTTATGCATCTATCAACTTCTTAGGAAGTGGATCACAGAATATAGTTCAATTATACCTATTAATATTTTACACATCTCTTTGTAATCTTAGTGTATTACAAGCAGGGTCTATATTCGCAGGTACAAGATTCCTTGATGCTGCTCTAAATCCTATAATGGGGTTCATTACTGATAACTTTGGAAAAACTAGATTAGGTAGACGTTTTGGAAGAAGAAGATTCTTTATATTACTTGGAGCACCATTATCTTTACTTGTGTTTCCAATGATGTGGACAGTTGGTCACTCTTATGCATACTATTTCGGAATCAACATGATTTGGGAAATGGTATTTACTATGGTTATCGTTTCTACAATTGCATTGCCAGCAGAAATGGCACAAACTGCAGCTGATAAAACAAAACTTGTTGCTGCTAAATCTTATTGTGGAACAATAGCTAATATGATATCTTCATTCATACCAGCTCAATTATTCGTAATGTATGGTGAAAATAATCCAGATGCATTCCATTTAACAGGTATTGTTTATGCAGTTATACTTGCACTTTCTTTAGTTGTAGTTTATTCACTTACATTTGAAAGAGCACCAGAAGACATCGTTTACTCAAACGAAGCTCATGGTATAGGACAAGTTTTGAAAAAATTACTATTAGATATCTCTTCAACATTAAAAGTAAAATCTTTCAGAATACATACAATTATGATGCTTTTAATCGGAATTTATAAAAACTTAGCTAATAGCGTATTTACTTATTTCGTAGTTTATTGTTTAGTGTTAAGTAAGTCTGTTACAGGTTATATTTCAGCTTTCTCAACATTAATTTCTTTAGCAACGTTAACATTGTTCGTTGCTCTTGCTTATAAATTTGGCGGACCAAAAACTTTAAGAGTTGCTACTTCACTAGTTGTTTTAGCTGCGCTTGGATTATTTGGATTAACATTCTTAAAAGGTACAAGCTTAATAATTCCAGCTTTAGTTGCAGTTCAAATCATAAATACAGTTGGTAAGGGTGGTGCTGACTATATACCAGTATTCCAATTACCATTCATGGCTGATATTGATGAAGCTGTAACAGGTACTAGAAGAGAAGGTATATTCTCAGGGGTTAATGGAGCTATGTCTAAAATCGCATACGGTGTAGAATCATTATTACTGGGCTTTGGATTACAAGCATTTGGATTTGTTAAAGGTGCTAAAGAACAACCTCAATTAGCTATAGTAGGGGTAGTTATTTTCGCAACTGTAGTTCCAACTGTGTTACTTATTACTACTGTAATTGTTTCAAGAAAATTAAAATTAAATAAAGAAACTCATAAAATTTTAGTTGATGAAGTTAATAGAGTAAAAGCTGGTGGTTCTAAAGCAGATGTTACACCAGAAGCTAGAGAAGCAATCGAAGAATTAACAGGATTTGCTTATGAAAATTGTTTTGGAAACAACAATGTAGGATACCATTCAAAAGCTGCTAACGCATAA
- a CDS encoding glycoside hydrolase family 88/105 protein gives MRDYAKWMADSVIARNTDLTSYWAYEFGLTLDGIAEVWKQTQDEKYFKYVKDAMDTFIGEDGSIRGYRVDEYNIDHLNNGKIVLTLYQATKEEKYKKALELLRTQINNHPRTREGVFWHKEIYPEQIWLDGLYMGATFYAKYVNEFGDVAEFDDIAKQFVIAKQHLIDEKTGLLYHAYDDARVQPWANKETGLSAHFWSRSMGWYVMALVDTLEVLPKDNKHRAEMLEIFQNTVDALIKVADKDSHVWYQVLDQGDRKGNYLEASGSSMIAYSILKGVRIGLLREDLKEFGQASFKGLVDEFILETKEGNINLNKICFVAGLGGKDNRDGSFTYYISEPIVANEPKGLGPFILAAAENNLLN, from the coding sequence ATGAGAGATTATGCAAAATGGATGGCTGATTCAGTCATAGCAAGAAATACTGATTTAACTAGCTACTGGGCTTATGAGTTTGGATTAACTTTAGATGGTATCGCTGAGGTATGGAAACAAACTCAAGACGAAAAGTATTTCAAATATGTAAAAGATGCTATGGATACTTTTATAGGAGAAGATGGAAGTATTAGAGGATATAGAGTAGATGAATATAATATCGATCATTTAAATAATGGTAAAATTGTATTGACTTTATATCAAGCAACTAAGGAAGAAAAATATAAAAAAGCCTTAGAATTATTAAGAACACAAATTAATAATCATCCAAGAACAAGAGAAGGTGTCTTCTGGCATAAAGAAATATATCCAGAACAAATCTGGTTAGATGGATTATATATGGGTGCAACTTTTTATGCAAAGTATGTAAACGAATTCGGGGATGTTGCTGAATTTGATGATATAGCAAAACAATTTGTTATAGCAAAACAACATCTTATAGATGAAAAAACAGGCTTATTATATCACGCTTATGATGATGCTAGAGTACAACCTTGGGCAAACAAAGAAACAGGCTTATCAGCACATTTCTGGAGTAGATCTATGGGGTGGTATGTTATGGCGTTAGTTGATACTTTAGAAGTATTACCTAAAGATAATAAACATAGAGCTGAAATGTTAGAGATATTCCAAAATACTGTTGATGCTTTAATAAAAGTAGCTGACAAAGATAGCCATGTTTGGTATCAAGTATTAGACCAAGGCGATAGAAAAGGTAATTACTTAGAAGCTTCTGGTTCTTCAATGATAGCTTATTCTATATTAAAAGGTGTAAGAATAGGCTTGTTAAGAGAAGATTTAAAAGAATTTGGACAAGCATCCTTTAAAGGTTTAGTAGATGAATTTATTCTTGAGACTAAAGAAGGTAACATAAATCTAAATAAGATTTGTTTTGTAGCTGGACTTGGTGGTAAAGATAACAGAGATGGATCATTTACTTATTACATTAGCGAACCAATAGTTGCAAATGAACCAAAGGGCTTAGGACCATTCATATTAGCAGCTGCAGAAAACAATTTATTAAACTAA
- a CDS encoding sugar phosphate isomerase/epimerase family protein: MRIGVRGHDIGKFSLDELATRIKEKDLKSIQFVMKKAITEFEVTKGCMTPGLARYIKETFDRHNVDISILGCYINMSHPDDEELQELLDLFKDHIRFARDLGCSMVGTETGALNKEYVYGPENHTEEAFQRCLNSLKIMVSEAEKFGVMVAIEGVARHVINTPTKMKRALDEINSNNLQAIFDPYNFLTNENYMNQDELIKEAFELYGDRIILIHAKDFIVENGQVKQVAIGTGQFNYPLLLSLIKSRKPHIDIILEGTTPQDLDNSIKYIKEIYDRV; this comes from the coding sequence AAAAGGATTTAAAAAGTATACAGTTTGTTATGAAAAAAGCTATAACTGAGTTTGAAGTAACCAAGGGATGTATGACTCCGGGATTAGCTCGTTATATAAAAGAAACTTTCGATAGACATAATGTAGATATAAGTATTCTTGGTTGCTATATTAATATGTCACATCCAGATGATGAGGAGTTACAAGAATTATTAGATTTATTTAAAGATCATATTAGGTTTGCCAGAGATCTTGGCTGCAGTATGGTTGGTACTGAAACAGGAGCTCTTAATAAGGAATATGTATATGGACCAGAAAATCATACAGAAGAAGCATTTCAAAGATGTTTAAATTCTTTAAAAATAATGGTTAGTGAAGCAGAGAAGTTTGGAGTCATGGTTGCTATTGAAGGGGTTGCAAGACACGTAATTAACACACCAACAAAAATGAAGAGAGCGTTAGATGAAATCAATTCAAATAATCTTCAAGCAATATTTGATCCATATAACTTTTTGACAAATGAAAATTATATGAATCAAGATGAACTTATCAAAGAAGCTTTTGAGTTATATGGTGATAGAATAATATTAATTCATGCAAAAGATTTCATAGTAGAAAATGGACAAGTTAAGCAAGTAGCAATAGGAACAGGACAATTTAATTATCCTTTATTATTGTCATTAATAAAATCGAGAAAACCACATATTGATATTATTCTTGAAGGGACAACTCCACAAGATTTAGACAATAGCATAAAATATATTAAAGAAATCTATGATAGAGTATAA